A stretch of Carya illinoinensis cultivar Pawnee chromosome 14, C.illinoinensisPawnee_v1, whole genome shotgun sequence DNA encodes these proteins:
- the LOC122294180 gene encoding glutathione S-transferase T3-like: protein MNTLIDEDPFFTTLLESGEGGINNPIVDADFVDVQATQPQREKKAAKHKSQRGVSFTIEEDTLLISAWLNVSIDSIRGTDQTSTQLWSRIYDYYSTYKKPNSQERSIPSLTNRWSTIQKSVNKFCGSMAQVEGMHPSGATELDKIDKAKILYRETQKTNFTLDHCWNLLKNQPKWQTHMETVRRRDNVSRSGSTPNSIQLGDPMENVPVECERPPGKKAEKEREKKRKSREREDKEFSEALREMTEDRKILMLERKESLMRVENRNAELLEIKKKKVEMEIKAQEERSMILAEKKRKNDMEIMKMDIGSMNSVQQEYFHNLQMEILEEQRNKA, encoded by the exons aTGAACACTTTAATTGATGAGGATCCCTTCTTCACCACATTGTTGGAAAGTGGTGAGGGTGGTATAAACAACCCTATTGTGGATGCTGATTTCGTTGATGTCCAAGCGACACAACCCCAACGGGAAAAAAAGGCAGCAAAACATAAATCCCAGCGGGGTGTGTCATTTACTATTGAGGAAGATACTCTCCTCATTTCAGCTTGGCTTAACGTTAGTATAGATTCCATACGGGGGACTGACCAAACCTCCACACAATTGTGGAGTAGAATTTATGATTACTACTCCACTTATAAAAAACCTAACAGTCAAGAAAGATCTATACCCTCTTTGACCAATCGGTGGTCAACCATTCAAAAAAGTGTCAATAAATTTTGTGGTTCAATGGCCCAAGTTGAAGGAATGCATCCAAGCGGTGCAACCGAGCTAGACAAG ATTGACAAGGCAAAAATTTTGTATCGAGAGACCCAAAAAACCAACTTCACCTTGGATCATTGTTGGAATCTTTTAAAGAACCAACCGAAATGGCAAACACACATGGAGACCGTAAGAAGAAGGGACAATGTCTCACGTTCAGGTAGTACTCCAAACTCAATACAATTAGGGGACCCAATGGAAAATGTGCCCGTGGAGTGTGAGAGACCTCCGGGGAAAAAggctgaaaaagaaagagagaaaaaaagaaaaagtagggAAAGAGAAGATAAAGAATTTAGTGAGGCCTTAAGGGAAATGACAGAGGATAGGAAGATTCTAAtgttagagagaaaagaaagcttAATGAGGGTAGAAAACCGCAATGCTGAGTTATtggaaattaagaagaaaaaggttgaaatggaaattaaggCTCAAGAAGAAAGATCTATGATATTAgctgaaaagaagagaaaaaatgatATGGAAATAATGAAAATGGATATTGGGTCTATGAATTCTGTGCAGCAAGAGTATTTCcataatcttcaaatggaaattcttgaggaacaaagaaataagGCCTAG